A DNA window from Capnocytophaga sp. ARDL2 contains the following coding sequences:
- a CDS encoding DUF2442 domain-containing protein has translation MKTTKNDIKKIWLTEDAIFIETHKGEIKNQPFEWFAGLRDASQKERENYRLSVLGIHWEALDIDLSFDGFFHYTKQDDNEIARFFKEFPEISMGKFAKRISISPAMLRHYACGTKKPSVQRKKEIQKAIDSITERLSAFHLTA, from the coding sequence TACAGAAGACGCTATTTTCATAGAAACACACAAAGGCGAAATCAAAAACCAACCGTTTGAATGGTTTGCAGGATTGCGTGATGCTTCTCAAAAAGAAAGAGAAAATTATCGTTTGTCTGTTTTAGGTATCCATTGGGAAGCATTGGATATAGATTTGAGTTTTGACGGTTTTTTCCATTATACAAAACAAGATGACAATGAAATCGCTCGTTTTTTTAAAGAATTTCCTGAGATAAGTATGGGGAAATTTGCTAAGAGAATAAGCATTAGTCCTGCAATGCTAAGACATTATGCTTGTGGAACGAAAAAACCTTCTGTTCAAAGGAAAAAAGAAATTCAAAAGGCTATTGATTCTATTACGGAAAGACTTTCTGCTTTTCATCTTACAGCTTGA
- a CDS encoding DUF4249 family protein: MKKIIPFLGLVSLCSSCEEVVDLDLKDYEKKLVIDANIFVGEENHNAVKLYYSAPFYSNSYEFINTATVVISSEDGSETYDFPYQGHGKYTHDTFTPTMGKNYQLSVTVNGETYTATSQYWTLEDNIQVTITPNQGIMEEDYEIKFSYQDDVVTEDYYFHELNFDYSVVDDQFSNGQMMNKYFFIAPEDTDTWVKFAATKISKNYYDYLNKLFQSSANLGNPFASPIGRINGNIRALNPTTEAPLGYFHIAKRKIEDFRISDRL, from the coding sequence ATGAAAAAAATCATACCCTTTTTAGGATTAGTATCACTATGTTCTTCTTGTGAGGAAGTAGTGGATTTAGATTTGAAAGATTATGAAAAGAAACTCGTAATCGATGCCAATATTTTTGTTGGTGAAGAAAATCACAATGCGGTAAAACTTTATTATTCCGCTCCGTTTTACAGCAATTCGTACGAATTTATCAATACGGCAACTGTGGTGATTTCATCAGAAGATGGAAGCGAAACCTATGATTTTCCATACCAAGGTCATGGAAAATACACCCATGACACATTTACTCCAACGATGGGAAAAAATTATCAACTGTCGGTTACGGTAAATGGCGAAACCTATACGGCTACTTCACAATATTGGACTTTGGAAGATAATATTCAAGTTACCATTACGCCCAATCAAGGAATTATGGAAGAAGATTATGAAATCAAATTTTCTTATCAAGATGATGTCGTTACCGAGGATTATTATTTTCACGAACTCAATTTTGATTATTCGGTGGTAGATGACCAATTCAGCAATGGACAAATGATGAACAAATATTTTTTTATTGCTCCAGAAGACACCGATACTTGGGTAAAATTTGCCGCAACAAAGATTTCAAAAAATTATTACGACTATTTGAATAAATTATTTCAAAGCAGTGCCAATTTAGGCAATCCGTTTGCATCGCCAATTGGTCGCATCAATGGAAATATCAGGGCTTTAAATCCTACCACAGAAGCCCCTTTGGGATATTTTCATATAGCAAAAAGAAAAATAGAGGATTTTCGTATTTCGGATAGGCTGTAA
- a CDS encoding mucoidy inhibitor MuiA family protein — MTKNLISVAAIVCAISANAQKPVFTQAKIESARVYTNGAELKHKASAQIQAGTSEIVITNVANYLNESTVQISVPKHVTVMSVQYSNSYVEEYDNNSDSPLVKPVKEALESKEKELKSLQNQLTAERKSVELLDKNQSMSQAQNFSVAELSKLLEYYKTKRSELSNNIHALERKEVALKEEIKSLKGKLSFSNTTSEKISQGKLILNVMSNQAGNIPINISYLTTQARWQPSYELRIDQINSPIQAVYKAQVQQSTGLDWKNVNLSLTSGAANQNTYAPQLHPWFVSYNQPYTEGIVIDSYRTLAKSANTSYVETASYKAVEPAYADDYEESLGSTTIDDFVATDESQLNLTYNIDIPYTILSNNKAHSVSLKNQNIPAEYQYISIPKYDSSVYLVAKVKDYAKYDLLSGEATVIFENAYVGKTYINPTSEEEGLTLSLGKDNNIMISRKKVNDKSGTKMLSSRKQQDFVYEISVRNNKKSNIDIEIQDQYPLSSDKDIEIILNDKDGATVNTETGKLTWNLKVKPNETKKVRMSYQLKYAKDKQINI, encoded by the coding sequence ATGACAAAAAACCTTATTTCAGTGGCAGCGATTGTATGTGCAATCTCTGCAAACGCTCAAAAACCTGTATTTACTCAGGCAAAAATAGAATCGGCTCGTGTATATACCAACGGTGCCGAACTCAAACACAAGGCTTCGGCTCAAATCCAAGCAGGAACTTCGGAAATCGTAATTACCAATGTGGCAAATTACCTCAACGAAAGCACGGTGCAAATCAGTGTACCTAAGCATGTTACGGTAATGTCGGTACAGTATTCCAATTCGTATGTAGAAGAATACGACAACAACAGCGATTCGCCTTTGGTAAAACCAGTAAAAGAGGCTTTGGAAAGCAAAGAAAAAGAATTAAAATCCCTTCAAAATCAATTGACTGCCGAAAGAAAATCGGTTGAATTGCTCGACAAAAACCAATCGATGAGTCAGGCTCAAAACTTTTCGGTGGCAGAATTGAGTAAATTATTAGAATATTACAAAACCAAACGCTCTGAATTGAGCAACAACATTCATGCATTGGAAAGAAAAGAAGTGGCTTTGAAAGAAGAAATCAAATCGTTGAAAGGAAAATTGTCTTTTAGCAATACCACTTCGGAAAAAATTTCACAAGGAAAACTTATCCTCAATGTGATGAGCAACCAAGCGGGTAATATTCCAATAAATATTTCGTATTTGACGACACAAGCTCGTTGGCAACCATCGTACGAATTGCGTATCGACCAAATCAACAGCCCTATCCAGGCGGTGTACAAAGCTCAGGTACAACAATCTACAGGATTGGATTGGAAAAATGTAAACCTATCACTGACCAGCGGTGCAGCCAATCAAAATACTTATGCTCCGCAATTGCATCCGTGGTTTGTTTCGTATAATCAACCATATACAGAAGGAATAGTTATCGATTCGTATAGAACATTAGCAAAATCTGCAAATACATCTTATGTAGAAACGGCGAGTTATAAAGCAGTGGAACCTGCGTATGCTGACGATTATGAAGAAAGTTTAGGTTCTACTACCATCGACGATTTCGTAGCAACAGACGAAAGCCAACTCAACCTAACTTACAACATCGATATTCCTTACACAATTTTGTCCAACAACAAAGCACACAGTGTTTCTTTGAAAAACCAAAACATACCTGCGGAATATCAATACATTTCGATTCCTAAATACGATAGCTCGGTGTATTTGGTTGCCAAAGTAAAGGATTATGCAAAATACGATTTACTTTCGGGCGAGGCTACCGTGATTTTTGAAAACGCTTATGTAGGAAAGACTTACATCAACCCTACTTCGGAAGAGGAAGGACTAACCTTGAGTCTTGGAAAAGACAACAACATCATGATATCTCGCAAAAAAGTAAACGACAAATCGGGTACAAAAATGCTTTCATCACGCAAACAACAAGATTTTGTGTATGAAATCAGTGTGAGAAACAACAAAAAATCGAATATCGACATCGAAATTCAAGACCAATATCCATTGAGTTCGGACAAAGACATCGAAATAATCCTAAACGACAAAGACGGTGCAACTGTAAACACCGAAACAGGAAAACTCACTTGGAATTTGAAAGTAAAACCAAACGAAACCAAAAAAGTTCGTATGAGTTATCAGTTGAAATACGCAAAAGACAAACAAATCAATATATAA
- a CDS encoding T9SS type A sorting domain-containing protein → MKIKILYSLFFFPFIIFGGNAQEKKMGQDLNDQISIYPNPTTTQKITIQTESNTLKEVEIFDMLGKKVLNASFLSREKELYLNSFQAGVYIVKIKDENGSATRKLIVK, encoded by the coding sequence ATGAAAATAAAAATACTATATAGTTTGTTTTTCTTTCCATTTATAATTTTTGGGGGAAATGCTCAAGAGAAAAAAATGGGACAGGATTTGAATGATCAAATTTCGATTTATCCAAATCCCACGACTACTCAAAAAATTACTATTCAAACAGAATCAAATACATTGAAGGAAGTAGAAATCTTTGATATGTTAGGAAAAAAAGTATTGAATGCAAGTTTTTTGTCTAGAGAGAAAGAATTGTATTTAAATTCTTTTCAAGCGGGAGTTTATATTGTGAAAATTAAGGATGAAAATGGTAGTGCTACCAGAAAACTTATCGTAAAGTAA
- the uvrC gene encoding excinuclease ABC subunit UvrC: protein MTNHLDIQIKSLPDNPGVYQYYDKNDKILYIGKAKNIKKRVSSYFNRVHNTARINVLVKNIAYIKHIVVETETDALLLENSLIKTHQPRYNVLLKDDKTYPWICIKKEVFPRVFTTRLVVKDGSEYFGPYTNKRVLDILMQLIQSLYPLRNCRLDLSQTAIKTKNYRVCLEYHIGNCAGPCEEYESESEYNKKIQMVRTLLKGDLKAIVKEYKEQMNGLVSELKFEEAQQVKEKIELLEKYQAKSTIVSPTISNTEVYSILSDHERAYVNMLQIKNGAIMRSHTLELKKVLDETDEELLQLAIVELRNRFQILSREIIVPFPLDLGEIKTIVPKLGEKKQLLDLSLKNATYFKLDQLKQIKILDPERHTNRLMQQMKSDLRLSKEPRHIECFDNSNIQGTNPVSACVVFKDGKPSKKDYRHFKIKTVEGPNDFASMEEVVYRRYSHLLEENLPLPDLIVIDGGKGQLGSALNSLEKLGLRGKIAIIGIAKRLEEIFYPGDSYPMYLDKKSETLKTIQHLRNEAHRFGITFHRNQRSKNAIAPTLTKISGIGDKTMEKLMREFKSIKRLKETPLEEIEKVIGKAKAKLVVDYFQTIEKKS, encoded by the coding sequence GTGACAAATCATCTTGACATACAAATAAAATCTCTGCCAGACAATCCTGGTGTCTATCAATACTATGACAAAAACGACAAAATTTTGTACATCGGAAAAGCGAAAAATATTAAAAAACGTGTCAGTAGCTATTTCAATCGTGTGCATAACACCGCTCGTATCAATGTATTGGTAAAAAACATCGCCTATATCAAGCACATCGTAGTAGAAACCGAAACCGACGCCTTGCTACTTGAAAACAGTTTAATCAAAACGCATCAACCTCGATACAACGTCTTGCTCAAAGACGATAAAACTTATCCATGGATTTGTATCAAAAAAGAGGTCTTTCCTCGTGTTTTCACTACGCGATTGGTAGTAAAAGACGGTTCAGAATATTTTGGACCTTATACCAACAAACGTGTATTAGATATTTTAATGCAATTGATACAAAGTTTGTATCCGTTGAGAAATTGTCGCTTGGATTTATCGCAGACGGCTATAAAAACAAAGAATTATCGTGTTTGTCTCGAATACCACATTGGCAATTGTGCAGGACCTTGTGAAGAATATGAATCTGAGTCTGAGTACAATAAAAAAATTCAAATGGTTCGAACGCTTTTAAAAGGAGATTTGAAAGCCATTGTAAAAGAGTATAAAGAACAAATGAATGGTTTGGTCTCGGAATTGAAATTTGAAGAAGCTCAGCAAGTAAAAGAAAAAATCGAACTGCTTGAGAAGTACCAAGCCAAATCTACCATTGTTAGTCCTACGATTTCAAATACCGAAGTCTATAGCATCTTATCCGACCACGAACGTGCGTATGTAAATATGCTACAAATAAAAAACGGAGCTATTATGCGTTCGCACACACTCGAACTCAAAAAAGTTTTGGACGAAACAGACGAAGAATTATTGCAATTGGCAATCGTAGAATTGAGAAATCGCTTTCAAATACTTTCGAGAGAAATCATTGTGCCTTTTCCATTAGATTTAGGAGAAATAAAAACGATTGTGCCTAAATTGGGTGAGAAAAAACAACTTTTAGATTTGTCATTGAAAAACGCAACCTATTTCAAGCTCGACCAACTAAAACAAATAAAAATCCTTGACCCAGAACGTCATACCAATCGTTTGATGCAACAAATGAAATCGGATTTACGACTTTCAAAAGAACCCCGACACATCGAATGTTTTGACAACTCTAACATTCAAGGTACCAATCCCGTGTCAGCATGTGTTGTATTTAAAGACGGAAAGCCAAGCAAGAAAGACTATCGACATTTCAAAATAAAAACTGTCGAAGGGCCTAATGATTTTGCTTCGATGGAAGAAGTCGTGTATCGTAGATATTCACATTTATTGGAAGAAAACCTTCCCTTACCCGATTTAATAGTCATCGACGGTGGAAAAGGACAATTGGGTTCAGCACTCAATAGCTTGGAAAAATTGGGCTTGAGAGGAAAAATCGCTATCATAGGAATTGCGAAAAGATTAGAAGAAATTTTCTACCCTGGCGACAGCTACCCGATGTATCTCGACAAAAAATCAGAAACGCTTAAGACGATTCAACATCTGAGAAACGAAGCCCATCGATTTGGAATTACCTTTCACAGAAACCAACGAAGCAAAAACGCCATTGCTCCTACTCTGACTAAAATCTCTGGAATTGGCGATAAAACAATGGAAAAATTGATGAGAGAATTCAAATCGATCAAACGATTGAAAGAAACACCATTAGAAGAAATAGAAAAAGTAATCGGTAAAGCAAAAGCAAAATTGGTCGTAGATTATTTTCAAACTATAGAAAAGAAATCTTAA
- a CDS encoding P-loop NTPase, which yields MKLERKEILAALETISVAGEGKNMVESGVVQNVLTFGDEVVVDVVLQNPALHIRKRAEVDIMKVIHEKIYEKAKVKVNVKVETPEKPQEIKGKAIPGIRNIIAVSSGKGGVGKSTVTANLAVTLANMGFRVGVLDADIYGPSIPIMFDVERSKPISVTVDGKSKMKPITSYGVELLSIGFFTSPDQAIIWRGPMAAKALNQMIFDADWGELDFLLLDLPPGTGDIHLSLVQSLPITGAVVVSTPQAVALADAKKGVAMYTSESINVPVLGIIENMAYFTPAELPNNKYYIFGEGGAKNLAEDLQVPLLGEVPIVQSIREAGDYGRPAALQENTAVAEAFINIARNTVEQVVKRNESLPPTEVVKITTMAGCSPKK from the coding sequence ATGAAATTAGAACGCAAAGAAATATTGGCAGCCTTGGAAACTATTTCGGTAGCTGGAGAAGGCAAAAATATGGTGGAAAGCGGTGTAGTACAAAATGTTTTGACCTTTGGAGATGAGGTAGTTGTGGACGTTGTATTGCAAAATCCAGCTTTACACATTAGAAAAAGAGCCGAAGTGGATATTATGAAAGTAATCCACGAAAAAATATACGAAAAAGCCAAAGTAAAGGTAAATGTAAAAGTAGAAACTCCTGAAAAACCTCAAGAAATCAAAGGAAAAGCCATCCCTGGCATTCGCAATATTATTGCGGTTTCTTCGGGTAAAGGTGGCGTTGGAAAATCTACAGTAACGGCAAACTTGGCAGTAACTTTGGCAAATATGGGCTTCCGTGTAGGAGTTTTAGACGCTGATATTTACGGGCCATCTATACCAATCATGTTTGATGTAGAGCGTTCAAAACCAATTTCTGTAACAGTGGATGGGAAATCGAAAATGAAACCGATTACGAGTTACGGAGTAGAATTGCTTTCTATCGGATTTTTTACCTCGCCAGACCAAGCAATCATTTGGAGAGGCCCCATGGCAGCCAAAGCATTAAATCAGATGATTTTTGATGCAGATTGGGGCGAATTAGACTTTTTATTGTTAGACTTACCACCAGGAACAGGAGACATTCACCTTTCGTTGGTGCAATCATTGCCAATCACAGGAGCGGTAGTCGTGAGTACACCACAAGCCGTAGCCTTGGCAGATGCAAAAAAAGGAGTGGCAATGTACACTTCAGAATCGATCAATGTACCTGTATTGGGAATTATCGAAAACATGGCGTATTTTACCCCAGCCGAATTGCCAAACAACAAATATTATATCTTTGGCGAGGGTGGTGCGAAAAACCTTGCAGAAGATTTGCAAGTGCCCTTATTGGGAGAAGTGCCAATCGTACAAAGCATTAGAGAAGCAGGAGATTACGGACGACCAGCGGCATTACAAGAAAACACAGCCGTTGCAGAAGCGTTTATCAATATTGCAAGAAACACAGTCGAGCAAGTGGTAAAGAGAAACGAAAGTTTGCCACCAACGGAAGTAGTAAAAATCACTACGATGGCGGGATGTTCACCAAAGAAATAA
- a CDS encoding NifU family protein, with amino-acid sequence MSSETIRQNVEKALEEIRPFLQADGGDITLIEIEDDKIVKVQLKGSCHTCSINQMTLKAGVETTVKKHAPEIETVIAI; translated from the coding sequence ATGAGTTCAGAAACTATCAGACAAAATGTTGAAAAGGCATTAGAAGAAATCCGTCCATTCTTGCAAGCAGACGGTGGAGATATTACATTAATCGAAATTGAAGACGACAAAATCGTAAAAGTACAATTGAAGGGGTCTTGCCATACTTGCAGCATCAACCAAATGACTCTAAAAGCAGGTGTTGAAACTACCGTAAAAAAACACGCTCCAGAAATCGAAACGGTAATCGCTATCTAA
- a CDS encoding NAD(P)/FAD-dependent oxidoreductase produces the protein MIQTDILIIGAGPTGLFAVFEAGLLKLKCHLIDGLPQPGGQLTELYPKKPIFDIPGYPSVGAAELIDNLMEQIKQFEPGFTLNEIAETIEKQEDGSFIVTTNKGTQHHAKAVAIAGGLGSFEPRKPVIDGLAFYEDKGVEYFVKNPEQFRDKNVVIAGGGDSALDWSIFLTDVAKSVTLVHRRNEFRGALDSVEKVQKLKQEGKINLITPAEITEIHGDEKVEALTVSFPETQATKCIEADYFIPLFGLTPKLGPIANWGLEIEKNAIKVNNALDYQTNIEGIYAIGDINTYPGKLKLILCGFHEATLMCQSVYNHLNPGKKYVLKYTTVSGVDGFDGTRKEAEKAVVKSIE, from the coding sequence ATGATACAAACAGACATACTTATTATCGGTGCTGGCCCTACGGGACTGTTTGCGGTATTCGAAGCAGGATTGCTCAAACTAAAATGTCATTTAATTGACGGATTACCTCAACCAGGAGGACAATTGACCGAACTTTACCCTAAAAAACCTATTTTCGACATTCCAGGCTATCCTTCTGTGGGAGCTGCCGAATTGATTGATAACCTCATGGAGCAAATCAAACAATTTGAACCTGGGTTTACACTCAACGAGATTGCTGAAACCATCGAAAAACAAGAAGATGGCTCGTTTATCGTTACCACTAACAAGGGTACGCAACACCACGCAAAAGCGGTAGCTATCGCAGGTGGATTAGGAAGTTTTGAACCACGCAAACCTGTAATCGACGGATTGGCGTTTTACGAAGACAAAGGAGTGGAATATTTCGTAAAAAATCCAGAACAATTCCGCGATAAAAATGTGGTAATTGCAGGAGGTGGAGACTCGGCATTGGATTGGAGTATCTTTTTGACCGATGTAGCCAAATCTGTAACTTTAGTTCACCGTAGAAACGAATTTAGAGGTGCTTTAGATTCTGTAGAAAAAGTACAAAAACTAAAACAAGAAGGAAAAATCAACTTGATTACTCCTGCCGAAATTACCGAAATACACGGAGATGAGAAAGTAGAAGCTTTGACGGTTTCGTTTCCAGAAACACAGGCTACAAAATGTATAGAAGCCGATTATTTCATTCCACTGTTTGGATTGACACCAAAACTAGGACCTATTGCCAACTGGGGCTTGGAAATCGAGAAAAACGCCATCAAAGTAAATAATGCGTTGGACTATCAAACCAATATCGAGGGAATTTACGCCATTGGAGACATCAACACCTACCCAGGTAAATTAAAGTTGATTTTGTGCGGATTCCACGAAGCTACCTTGATGTGTCAGTCGGTGTACAATCATTTGAATCCTGGTAAAAAATATGTGTTGAAATACACAACCGTTTCAGGTGTAGATGGCTTTGACGGTACAAGAAAAGAGGCTGAAAAAGCTGTGGTAAAATCAATTGAATAA
- a CDS encoding T9SS type A sorting domain-containing protein — protein sequence MTKKVLFKKAVLASLVLCTSSGLVYAQNTVNIPDNNFKNALLNLTPAVDTNEDGQIQLTEAQSYTEAIDVSDANIVTIEGIEAFTSITDFNCAENEITTIDLSALPQLKKLDCSENLINSLILPTNSSLEVLICSDNKLVNLNVSGAPNLKELHANYNELISLSLNQNPLLEKIFCEKNKLSALDLSQNPQVKYLQCSKNQELNILNIKNQNNANMVYAKLNLNPNLECIEVDNATEGYLYNTSKWIKDPHANFQNTCPLSVKSIEALSVKVFPNPTKEVLNITTKSTHKAKLYSTEGKLLLEKILLKGENKIEINFLPKGIYFLTIDNSATKIIKE from the coding sequence ATGACAAAAAAAGTACTTTTCAAAAAAGCTGTTTTAGCTTCTCTAGTTTTATGCACATCATCGGGACTTGTTTACGCACAAAACACGGTAAACATTCCAGATAATAATTTCAAAAACGCCTTATTGAATCTCACGCCCGCAGTAGACACAAACGAAGACGGACAAATACAACTTACAGAAGCACAAAGCTATACCGAAGCTATTGATGTTTCTGACGCTAACATCGTAACTATTGAAGGAATAGAAGCCTTTACAAGTATAACAGATTTTAATTGTGCAGAAAATGAAATCACAACAATAGATTTATCAGCACTCCCGCAATTAAAAAAATTGGATTGTTCTGAAAATTTGATCAACTCTCTTATACTTCCTACCAATAGTAGCTTGGAAGTTTTGATATGTTCAGACAATAAATTAGTAAATCTGAATGTATCGGGTGCTCCTAATTTAAAAGAACTACACGCAAATTACAACGAGCTCATTTCTTTATCACTAAACCAAAATCCTCTTTTGGAAAAAATTTTTTGTGAGAAAAACAAGCTTTCTGCTTTGGATCTAAGCCAAAATCCTCAAGTAAAATACCTACAATGCTCGAAAAACCAAGAGCTCAACATCTTGAATATAAAAAACCAAAACAATGCAAACATGGTATATGCCAAGCTAAATCTAAATCCAAATTTGGAATGTATTGAAGTAGACAATGCTACAGAAGGGTATCTTTACAACACTTCTAAATGGATAAAAGATCCTCATGCAAATTTTCAAAACACTTGTCCTCTTTCTGTAAAATCTATAGAAGCTCTTTCTGTAAAGGTATTTCCTAACCCTACAAAAGAAGTTTTAAATATCACCACAAAATCTACACACAAAGCAAAATTATATTCTACCGAAGGAAAACTTCTGTTGGAAAAAATACTCTTGAAAGGAGAAAACAAAATAGAAATAAACTTTCTTCCTAAAGGTATTTATTTCCTAACCATAGACAATAGTGCTACAAAAATAATAAAAGAGTAA
- the mscL gene encoding large-conductance mechanosensitive channel protein MscL, which produces MSFIKEFKEFAMRGSVVDLAVGVVIGGAFGKIVTSLVDDIIMPPIGYITDGVDFTELKYVLTEANEAEGVAEVAIKYGSFINVIIQFIIIAFCIFLVVKVLNSLKKQEQPVVEEKPAGPTQEELLAEIRDLLKK; this is translated from the coding sequence ATGAGTTTTATTAAAGAATTTAAAGAGTTCGCAATGCGTGGTAGCGTTGTAGATTTGGCTGTCGGTGTAGTTATCGGGGGTGCATTTGGTAAAATTGTTACATCTTTGGTAGATGATATCATCATGCCTCCAATTGGTTACATCACAGATGGTGTAGATTTTACAGAATTGAAGTATGTATTGACTGAAGCTAATGAAGCAGAAGGAGTTGCTGAAGTAGCAATTAAATACGGAAGCTTTATCAATGTGATTATTCAATTTATCATCATCGCATTCTGTATCTTTTTGGTAGTAAAAGTATTGAATAGTTTGAAAAAACAAGAACAACCTGTAGTAGAAGAAAAACCTGCGGGGCCTACACAAGAAGAGTTATTGGCGGAGATTAGAGATTTATTAAAAAAATAA
- a CDS encoding uracil phosphoribosyltransferase encodes MWKSFFKGIEFLFVDVLMKPMDWLASLELSNWWVANLLNWIFILISCAAFYYWMKQLKIFADKNDDNQDTTAHSFLK; translated from the coding sequence ATGTGGAAATCGTTCTTTAAAGGAATCGAATTTTTATTCGTAGATGTATTGATGAAGCCAATGGATTGGTTGGCAAGTTTAGAGTTGAGCAATTGGTGGGTTGCCAATTTGTTGAACTGGATTTTTATCTTGATCAGTTGTGCAGCATTTTACTATTGGATGAAACAATTGAAAATTTTTGCTGACAAAAATGATGATAATCAAGATACTACAGCACATTCATTTTTGAAATAA
- a CDS encoding DUF6427 family protein: protein MLKELFSKSRPIGYVVISVGLLVAYSIFLFADSGWLQNPSEIVTKSLLFITMVATVLLVQFTSIKNQLNSNSLYSFFFYSCFILLFPSYLENSNIIMSNFFVLLGVNRLFAMFSLENIKQKIFDAGMFFVCASLFDPWAILYFLLIYFSILQYGSSDYRNWLIPFVSVGVSCVLIYSFFLIENGSFLSFFEDKFMTSFNFQYFENDYQRLALSIFASASCLFFINQVRILKDLPMHLTSHYKKLLFCFIIGVLVYIVQSPKVNASLSYTFFPLSIAAGNLVLYLQTKWMKEVVLWATLAIGTIFFLLNL from the coding sequence ATGTTGAAAGAGCTATTTTCTAAGAGTCGCCCTATTGGATATGTTGTAATTAGCGTTGGATTGCTGGTTGCCTACTCCATTTTTCTTTTTGCTGATAGCGGCTGGTTGCAAAACCCTTCGGAGATTGTTACCAAATCTCTTTTATTTATTACTATGGTTGCCACTGTACTTTTGGTTCAGTTTACATCCATAAAAAACCAACTAAATTCCAATAGTTTATACTCCTTTTTCTTTTATTCGTGTTTTATATTACTATTTCCGAGTTATCTCGAAAACAGCAACATCATCATGAGTAATTTTTTCGTATTGCTCGGAGTCAATCGTCTTTTTGCTATGTTTTCATTGGAAAATATCAAACAAAAAATCTTTGATGCGGGAATGTTTTTTGTCTGTGCCTCACTTTTTGACCCTTGGGCTATACTGTATTTTTTACTAATTTATTTTAGCATATTACAATACGGTTCGTCTGATTATCGCAATTGGCTTATCCCTTTTGTGTCGGTTGGTGTGAGTTGCGTACTCATTTATTCCTTTTTTTTGATAGAAAACGGTTCGTTTTTGTCGTTTTTTGAAGATAAATTCATGACTTCTTTCAATTTTCAATATTTTGAAAACGACTACCAACGATTGGCATTGTCTATCTTTGCATCGGCGAGTTGTTTATTTTTTATCAATCAAGTGCGAATATTGAAAGATTTGCCTATGCACCTGACCTCTCATTACAAGAAATTATTGTTTTGTTTTATCATTGGAGTATTGGTGTACATCGTGCAATCTCCAAAGGTAAACGCCTCTTTGTCATACACCTTTTTCCCCCTTTCTATCGCCGCTGGAAATTTGGTTTTATACCTACAAACCAAATGGATGAAAGAAGTAGTATTGTGGGCAACATTGGCAATTGGGACTATATTTTTCCTATTAAATCTATAA